The proteins below come from a single Plantactinospora sp. KBS50 genomic window:
- a CDS encoding AAA family ATPase, producing MHRPAGDLIEREDQLRALDGLLSAAVAGSGRAVVLSGASGNGKSVLLDRLRQRAGEAGADVATAIAARAEQSLPLGVVGQLADAAGLLHGDGPEPGAENNVAELLHGAMSSEWEELAPGGAYPPAPARTLHGLCAAFLRCAERRPMVLCVDDIHYADPFSMQFLSYLSRRVRGTRLLVVLTELPQLSPAHPAQYVELLHGSTPIALPPLTRVGVTHLLQRLPAAVEPGLAGHLHAFTGGNPRLAAALVEDMLRRADGTAPVGRLVVGEAFIEAVRAALFRSQPPALPIARALAVTGGTVAAPVLARLLDLSEEMANWGLLALHRVGLLARHTFRDPRVRTAILAGVPVQERVELHRRLAVLGHAAGEPPVVVARHLLGADGVEGAWVAPTLQAAAGEALAEGRVKEAVSFLDAAAASEPDQRRRCEATLALTRAEWQFNPADAARRLPELLAAVRRGQLVRQQAVALIPYLLWHGLIDDAIEVVTVLTSAGPLDDETAAGLSAPMLLLTYLFPGQARRLDTPRRELAARGLLPASGGPLHAAAALTALAARSTHADVVAATEQLIRNTRVDHEALGPISIAMLASVLTDRLGDPGPTDYPLLHPDAGRRPPTARALLSALAAEGTLRRGDLAGTTEHAGQGLELLPAAGWGIAVGGLLSNLIMAATAAGRREEARAHLAVPVPAAMFETPFGLKYLHARGRYHLRTGCVRAALIDFQACGRLMTAWDIDQPELVPWRTELARVQLALGRPAQCRELAREQLDRLPAHNVRERGAALWTLAAASEPAHRLPLLQQAVALLRSSDDELTTGYAVTDLADCLNAAGGPDAARLLWQLARGTQQGPDAEPRAHWHPPAEAVEPPAAADDAQPGPDAAVTLEGLTEAERRVATLAADGHTNRAIAARLFVTVSTVEQHLTRVYRKLRVNSRGGLLIRLGRETTRGRQRAKRGQVSAA from the coding sequence ATGCACCGGCCGGCCGGGGACTTGATCGAGCGCGAGGATCAGTTGCGCGCGCTGGACGGGCTGTTGTCCGCCGCCGTGGCCGGCAGCGGACGGGCGGTCGTGCTCAGCGGTGCGTCCGGCAACGGCAAGAGCGTCCTGCTGGACCGGCTGCGGCAGCGGGCCGGCGAGGCCGGCGCCGACGTGGCGACCGCGATCGCGGCCCGCGCCGAACAGTCGCTGCCCCTGGGCGTGGTCGGACAGCTCGCCGACGCCGCCGGCCTGCTGCACGGCGACGGGCCGGAACCGGGCGCCGAGAACAACGTCGCCGAGCTGCTGCACGGGGCGATGTCGAGCGAATGGGAGGAACTGGCGCCGGGCGGCGCGTACCCGCCGGCCCCGGCGCGGACACTGCACGGCCTGTGCGCGGCGTTCCTGCGGTGCGCCGAGCGGCGGCCGATGGTGCTCTGCGTCGACGACATCCACTATGCCGATCCGTTCTCCATGCAGTTCCTGTCCTATCTGAGCCGGCGGGTCCGCGGCACCCGCCTGCTGGTGGTGCTGACCGAACTCCCGCAGCTGTCGCCGGCCCACCCGGCGCAGTACGTGGAGCTGCTGCACGGCTCGACGCCGATCGCGCTGCCTCCGCTGACCCGCGTCGGCGTGACCCACCTGTTGCAGCGGCTACCGGCGGCGGTCGAGCCCGGTCTGGCCGGCCACCTGCACGCCTTCACCGGCGGCAATCCGCGGCTGGCCGCGGCCCTGGTCGAGGACATGCTGCGGCGCGCCGACGGGACGGCGCCGGTCGGGCGCCTCGTCGTCGGCGAGGCGTTCATCGAGGCGGTCCGGGCCGCCCTGTTCCGCAGCCAACCGCCCGCGCTGCCGATCGCCCGCGCGCTGGCCGTCACCGGCGGCACGGTCGCGGCGCCGGTGCTGGCCCGGCTGCTGGACCTCAGCGAGGAGATGGCCAACTGGGGGCTGCTCGCCCTGCACCGGGTCGGACTGCTGGCCCGGCACACCTTCCGCGACCCCCGGGTGCGCACCGCCATCCTGGCCGGCGTGCCGGTCCAGGAACGGGTCGAACTGCACCGCCGGCTCGCCGTCCTCGGGCACGCGGCCGGCGAGCCGCCCGTCGTGGTGGCGCGGCACCTGCTCGGCGCGGACGGCGTCGAGGGCGCCTGGGTCGCGCCGACCCTGCAGGCCGCGGCCGGCGAGGCCCTGGCCGAGGGCCGGGTGAAGGAGGCGGTCTCCTTCCTCGACGCCGCGGCCGCGTCGGAGCCCGACCAGCGGCGGCGCTGCGAGGCCACCCTCGCGCTCACCCGGGCCGAGTGGCAGTTCAACCCGGCCGACGCCGCCCGGCGCCTGCCGGAGCTGCTCGCCGCGGTCCGCCGCGGACAACTGGTCCGGCAGCAGGCGGTCGCCCTGATCCCGTACCTGCTCTGGCACGGCCTGATCGACGACGCCATCGAGGTGGTCACGGTGCTGACCTCCGCCGGGCCGCTCGACGACGAGACGGCCGCGGGCCTGAGCGCGCCGATGCTGCTGCTGACCTACCTGTTCCCCGGCCAGGCCCGGCGGCTGGACACGCCGCGGCGGGAACTGGCCGCGCGCGGCCTCCTGCCGGCCTCCGGCGGCCCGCTGCACGCCGCCGCCGCACTGACCGCGCTGGCCGCCCGCAGCACGCACGCCGACGTGGTGGCCGCCACCGAGCAGCTGATCCGCAACACCCGGGTGGACCACGAGGCGCTGGGACCGATCTCGATCGCGATGCTCGCGAGCGTCCTGACCGACCGGCTCGGCGACCCCGGCCCGACCGACTACCCGCTGCTGCATCCGGACGCCGGGCGGCGACCACCGACGGCACGGGCACTCCTGTCGGCCCTGGCCGCCGAGGGCACGCTGCGCCGCGGTGACCTGGCCGGCACGACCGAGCACGCCGGGCAGGGCCTGGAACTGCTTCCCGCCGCCGGCTGGGGCATCGCCGTCGGTGGCCTGCTGTCCAACCTGATCATGGCGGCCACCGCGGCCGGCCGCCGCGAGGAGGCCAGGGCACACCTGGCCGTCCCGGTGCCCGCGGCCATGTTCGAGACCCCGTTCGGCCTGAAGTACCTGCACGCCCGGGGGCGGTACCACCTGCGTACCGGCTGCGTGCGGGCGGCCCTGATCGACTTCCAGGCGTGCGGCCGGTTGATGACCGCCTGGGACATCGACCAGCCCGAGCTGGTGCCGTGGCGCACCGAACTGGCCCGGGTACAGCTCGCCCTCGGCCGCCCGGCGCAGTGCCGCGAGCTGGCCCGCGAGCAGCTGGACCGGTTGCCGGCGCACAACGTCCGGGAGCGTGGCGCGGCGCTCTGGACACTGGCCGCGGCGAGCGAACCGGCGCACCGCCTGCCGCTGCTGCAACAGGCGGTGGCCCTGCTGCGCTCCAGCGACGACGAGCTGACCACCGGGTACGCCGTGACCGACCTCGCCGACTGCCTGAACGCCGCCGGCGGCCCGGACGCGGCGCGACTGCTGTGGCAGCTGGCCCGGGGCACCCAGCAGGGGCCGGATGCCGAGCCGCGAGCGCACTGGCACCCGCCGGCCGAGGCCGTCGAGCCGCCGGCCGCGGCCGACGACGCCCAGCCGGGTCCGGACGCCGCCGTCACCCTGGAGGGGCTCACCGAGGCCGAGCGCCGGGTGGCCACACTGGCCGCCGACGGGCACACCAACCGGGCGATCGCCGCGCGACTGTTCGTCACCGTCAGCACCGTGGAGCAGCACCTGACCCGGGTCTACCGCAAGCTGCGGGTGAACAGCCGCGGCGGCCTGCTCATCCGGCTCGGCCGGGAGACGACCCGGGGGCGTCAGCGTGCCAAACGCGGCCAGGTTAGCGCGGCTTAA